One window from the genome of Candidatus Poribacteria bacterium encodes:
- the glgP gene encoding alpha-glucan family phosphorylase produces the protein MKPLRQLTVVPTLPSNLEPLRELALNLWWTWDREALGLFRHLDTALWEKTYHNPVAMLGQISQEHLDTAAKDSVFLARLEVIHKKFKEYHNTPSWFETDHKDGTLDNLKIAYFSMEYGLTECMPLYSGGLGVLAGDHLKSTSYLGLPFVAVGLLYQHGYFRQTLTADGWQMADYPTNDFYNMPIQPAKCADGTRLLVEVAYPEGKAFAKVWYAQVGRVPLYLLDTNIPENQNEELRSITDYLYGGDERLRIKQEILLGIGGYRALTALGIQPTVCHMNEGHAAFLAIERIRQLMLETGIRFEEACEATKAGNIFTTHTPVPAGIDWFPPDLVNHYFSGYYRELGISADIFLGLGRANPANTHSEFSPALLALRLAAMCNGVSQLHGHVSREMWKDLWQGTPVHEVPIGAITNGIHTRSWVSGDMQSLFDRYLGPRWIVELTNQAVWTQISQIPDPELWRTHERRRERLITFARQRQEQKHVLGGAVSKRAGKSENVATKILNSAALTIGFARRFATYKRATLLFQDVDRLDKILNHPEHPVQLIFAGKAHPHDYEGKLLIQRISRIAAEPRFYHKIVFIENYDICVGRYLVEGVDVWLNNPLRPNEASGTSGMKAAANGALNLSIADGWWAEANHLGGGWTIDAGPITEDAKSTDKAHANAIYELLEKEIVPLFYQRNSVDDVPYEWVARMKAAMQNLAPIFNTKRMVAEYAEQLYFPAHRRWQCLNEAGGKRSVALARWKTHIRDHWSDLRIEERQPDTAAAVVQNPELGVGESTTVQAVVHTDVLFPHELAVQIYHGALDEVGEIHNGNVSPMEYQADLGGGTYLFEGTFTVKQTGLHGYTVRALPHHEDLQSPHELGLITWA, from the coding sequence ATGAAGCCACTTCGTCAGTTAACAGTGGTGCCGACATTACCCTCAAATCTTGAACCTCTGCGTGAACTTGCCTTAAATCTCTGGTGGACCTGGGATCGTGAAGCTCTGGGTTTATTTCGTCATCTTGATACCGCATTGTGGGAAAAAACGTATCACAATCCGGTCGCGATGCTCGGGCAAATCTCCCAAGAACATTTGGACACTGCCGCAAAAGACAGCGTGTTCCTTGCACGCCTTGAAGTCATCCACAAAAAATTTAAAGAATACCATAACACCCCTTCATGGTTTGAGACAGATCACAAGGATGGGACGCTCGACAATCTAAAGATTGCCTATTTCTCAATGGAGTATGGATTGACTGAGTGTATGCCGCTCTACTCCGGTGGCTTGGGAGTCTTAGCGGGCGACCATTTGAAATCCACGAGTTATCTCGGTCTGCCCTTTGTCGCAGTCGGGCTGCTCTATCAGCACGGTTATTTCCGTCAGACGCTCACAGCAGATGGCTGGCAAATGGCAGATTACCCAACAAATGACTTCTACAATATGCCCATCCAACCAGCGAAGTGTGCTGATGGGACACGACTGTTAGTAGAGGTTGCGTATCCAGAAGGTAAAGCGTTCGCCAAAGTCTGGTATGCCCAAGTCGGACGTGTGCCCTTATACCTACTCGACACAAATATCCCTGAAAATCAGAACGAGGAGTTACGAAGTATAACGGATTACCTGTACGGCGGTGACGAACGCCTCCGCATCAAACAGGAGATTCTGCTGGGTATCGGTGGATACCGTGCCTTGACTGCGCTTGGCATCCAGCCCACCGTCTGTCACATGAATGAAGGGCACGCTGCATTTCTCGCAATTGAGCGCATCCGACAACTAATGCTGGAGACAGGTATCCGCTTTGAAGAAGCCTGTGAAGCCACGAAAGCCGGAAATATCTTTACGACGCATACACCCGTTCCGGCAGGTATTGACTGGTTTCCACCCGATTTGGTTAATCATTACTTCAGTGGTTACTATCGAGAACTCGGCATTTCTGCCGACATCTTCCTCGGTCTTGGTAGAGCAAATCCTGCTAATACCCACAGTGAATTCAGTCCCGCGCTCCTTGCACTACGACTTGCGGCAATGTGCAACGGCGTGAGTCAGTTGCATGGACACGTCTCCCGCGAAATGTGGAAGGACCTTTGGCAGGGCACACCTGTGCATGAGGTGCCGATTGGTGCGATTACAAATGGAATCCACACCCGCTCTTGGGTCTCCGGCGATATGCAAAGTCTCTTTGACAGGTACCTCGGTCCGCGTTGGATTGTTGAGCTTACGAATCAAGCCGTCTGGACACAGATTTCACAAATTCCGGATCCTGAGTTGTGGCGGACACATGAACGCCGGCGCGAACGCCTTATCACATTTGCACGACAACGGCAGGAGCAGAAGCATGTGCTCGGTGGTGCTGTTTCCAAACGTGCTGGGAAGAGCGAGAACGTTGCAACGAAGATTCTCAATTCGGCGGCACTAACAATCGGGTTCGCACGCCGATTTGCAACCTATAAGCGCGCAACCTTACTCTTCCAAGATGTTGACCGCCTTGATAAGATTCTGAACCACCCAGAACATCCTGTCCAGCTCATTTTTGCCGGTAAGGCGCATCCGCACGATTATGAGGGGAAATTGCTCATTCAGCGTATCTCTCGTATCGCAGCGGAGCCACGGTTTTATCACAAAATCGTCTTCATTGAAAACTATGATATCTGTGTTGGACGTTATCTTGTTGAAGGTGTCGATGTCTGGCTCAACAACCCCTTACGTCCGAATGAGGCGAGCGGCACAAGCGGCATGAAGGCCGCGGCGAATGGTGCTCTTAATCTCAGCATTGCAGATGGCTGGTGGGCAGAGGCGAATCATTTGGGCGGTGGCTGGACAATTGATGCCGGTCCTATCACTGAAGACGCAAAGTCCACTGACAAAGCACATGCCAATGCTATTTATGAACTCCTTGAAAAGGAGATTGTGCCCCTCTTTTACCAGCGTAACTCTGTTGACGACGTGCCGTACGAGTGGGTCGCTCGGATGAAGGCTGCGATGCAAAATCTTGCCCCTATTTTCAATACGAAACGCATGGTGGCGGAGTACGCAGAGCAATTGTACTTTCCAGCGCATCGGCGTTGGCAATGCCTCAATGAAGCAGGCGGAAAGCGCAGTGTTGCCTTAGCTCGCTGGAAGACACATATCCGTGACCATTGGAGTGATCTGCGAATTGAGGAAAGGCAGCCCGATACTGCGGCTGCTGTTGTTCAAAATCCTGAGTTGGGTGTCGGTGAATCCACAACGGTGCAGGCGGTCGTCCATACCGATGTGTTGTTTCCACACGAACTTGCTGTCCAGATTTACCACGGTGCGTTGGATGAGGTGGGTGAAATTCACAACGGGAATGTTAGCCCGATGGAATACCAAGCTGACCTTGGTGGTGGGACCTATCTCTTTGAAGGGACATTCACCGTGAAGCAGACAGGGTTGCACGGCTATACCGTCCGTGCCTTACCTCACCATGAGGATTTGCAATCTCCGCATGAACTTGGGCTCATAACATGGGCATAA
- a CDS encoding glucose-1-phosphate adenylyltransferase, translating to MSNGNVIAVILGGGRGTRLFPLTRDRAKPSVPIAGKFRLVDIPISNCLHSGLEKIYVLTQFNSVSLNRHIAQTYRFDTYRRGFVQILAAQQTLMGEEWYQGTADAIKHNEPYILNPRFADDYVLILAGDHLYRMDYRKMLEVHTESNAAITVSVIPVKKADTSGLGILQADADGRITDFVEKPQTEEELHRLRVEPEVFTSRGIKPHGREYIASMGIYIFNRDVLQEVLRDDSNVDFGKDIIPKSIQTRPVSAYFFDGYWEDIGTIRSFYSANIALTDTSPAFNFYDEQAPIYTNRRHLPSTKVNSSSVRSSILAEGSIIDDSEIDRTIVGIRSIISNRSRIYQSVLMGADYYESDELRAENEKSGIPNIGIGRNCLIQNAIIDKNARIGDNSVLVNREGIDNHDGKSYHIREGIVIVPKDATILPDTVV from the coding sequence ATGAGTAACGGAAACGTTATTGCAGTTATTCTTGGAGGCGGCCGCGGCACACGTCTGTTTCCGTTAACACGGGACCGGGCGAAACCGAGTGTCCCGATCGCAGGCAAATTTCGACTGGTGGACATACCGATTAGTAATTGCCTACATTCAGGACTGGAGAAAATCTATGTCTTGACCCAGTTCAACTCCGTCTCCTTGAACCGACATATTGCACAAACATACCGCTTTGATACATATCGCCGCGGGTTCGTCCAAATCCTTGCAGCGCAACAGACACTGATGGGCGAAGAGTGGTATCAAGGAACAGCAGATGCCATCAAGCACAATGAGCCTTATATTCTCAACCCACGGTTCGCAGACGATTATGTTCTGATTCTTGCCGGTGATCATCTCTATCGGATGGATTATCGCAAAATGCTCGAGGTTCACACCGAATCCAATGCAGCAATCACCGTGTCTGTTATTCCAGTGAAAAAAGCGGATACAAGTGGACTCGGTATTCTTCAGGCGGATGCGGATGGACGTATCACTGACTTCGTTGAAAAACCGCAAACCGAGGAGGAACTCCATCGTTTACGTGTTGAACCCGAAGTCTTTACTTCGCGTGGTATCAAGCCACACGGTAGGGAATACATCGCCTCAATGGGAATTTATATCTTTAATCGCGATGTCCTTCAAGAGGTACTTCGCGATGACTCCAACGTGGACTTCGGCAAGGATATTATTCCGAAGAGCATTCAGACGCGTCCGGTTTCTGCTTACTTTTTCGATGGTTATTGGGAGGATATTGGTACGATCCGTTCTTTCTATTCTGCGAATATCGCGCTTACCGATACCTCACCGGCGTTCAATTTCTACGATGAACAGGCACCCATTTATACCAACCGACGGCATCTACCCAGTACAAAGGTCAATAGCAGTAGTGTCCGTTCCTCAATCCTCGCTGAAGGGTCTATCATTGATGATTCGGAGATTGACAGGACGATTGTCGGTATCAGGAGTATCATTTCTAACCGCAGTCGGATTTACCAGTCTGTGCTTATGGGAGCGGACTACTACGAATCTGACGAGTTGCGAGCCGAGAACGAAAAGTCAGGCATACCCAATATCGGCATCGGTCGAAATTGTCTGATTCAGAATGCAATCATTGACAAAAATGCGCGTATCGGTGATAATTCGGTACTTGTCAACCGGGAAGGGATTGATAATCACGACGGCAAAAGCTACCACATTCGGGAGGGGATTGTTATTGTTCCAAAGGATGCGACGATACTTCCCGATACCGTCGTTTAA
- the hisB gene encoding imidazoleglycerol-phosphate dehydratase HisB translates to MDRTAEINRETAETRIRLRLDIDGTGTSDINTGVGFLDHMLELFAKHGFFDLEVEAKGDLHVDAHHTTEDVGICLGQALQKAVLDKAGMQRFGSFSVPMYESLAKVDLDVCGRPYLHFETPLHYGKVGDFDSELAEEFFHGFVNHSGTTLHINVPYGTNQHHIIEGIFKAVAKALHVATRLDEHITGVLSTKGSL, encoded by the coding sequence GTGGATAGAACAGCAGAAATTAACCGCGAAACAGCAGAAACCCGTATCCGACTCCGCCTTGACATTGACGGAACAGGAACATCCGATATTAATACCGGGGTTGGATTCTTAGATCACATGTTGGAACTCTTTGCCAAACATGGCTTCTTCGATTTGGAGGTCGAAGCGAAGGGGGATTTACATGTGGATGCGCACCACACGACCGAGGATGTCGGCATCTGTTTGGGGCAAGCTCTCCAAAAGGCGGTGCTGGACAAAGCAGGAATGCAGCGGTTCGGTAGTTTCAGTGTTCCAATGTATGAGTCCCTCGCTAAGGTTGACTTGGATGTCTGCGGACGTCCCTATCTCCACTTTGAAACACCACTTCATTACGGCAAAGTCGGCGATTTTGATAGTGAACTTGCAGAAGAATTTTTTCACGGGTTTGTGAACCATAGTGGTACAACTTTGCACATCAACGTCCCTTACGGCACGAATCAGCACCATATCATTGAAGGGATCTTTAAAGCAGTCGCGAAAGCGTTGCATGTTGCTACACGCCTTGATGAACACATCACGGGTGTCCTGTCCACCAAAGGAAGTTTATAG
- a CDS encoding LamG domain-containing protein → MYRILTFLVLSLFSLTHFMAIHVVALDTDGLVGVWLLDEGKGEAVKDSSGNGLDGKIAQGKPKWVKGKFDGAMEFGGSDMVTVDDDDALDLEEFTIAAWINIPKVSGAWQIIASKENRNPTGRNYGLFGHINTGVIHYSFTTNSGWKSFDAKTVATDGEWHHVAGTYDGSDFKFYLDGGIDAQVSPGTKPDNHDNFLFIGGCNIGNYWMTGTIDEVVLYDRALSEKEINELMEDGMVVTLEVQPGGKLVTTWSQIKAQATR, encoded by the coding sequence ATGTACAGGATACTAACATTTCTGGTCTTAAGTCTATTTTCACTAACGCATTTTATGGCGATTCATGTCGTGGCATTAGATACGGACGGTCTTGTCGGTGTATGGTTATTGGATGAAGGCAAAGGGGAAGCCGTTAAGGATTCCTCCGGTAACGGATTGGATGGAAAAATAGCGCAAGGCAAGCCGAAGTGGGTTAAAGGCAAGTTTGATGGTGCGATGGAATTCGGCGGATCGGATATGGTAACGGTTGATGATGATGACGCACTTGACTTGGAGGAATTCACAATTGCCGCATGGATAAATATCCCGAAAGTCTCTGGAGCGTGGCAAATCATCGCTTCCAAAGAAAACCGCAATCCGACCGGGAGAAACTATGGACTCTTCGGTCATATTAACACCGGAGTTATCCATTACTCTTTCACAACAAACTCCGGATGGAAATCCTTTGATGCCAAAACCGTTGCAACCGATGGTGAATGGCACCATGTGGCAGGCACTTATGATGGCTCTGACTTCAAATTCTATCTTGATGGAGGTATCGATGCACAAGTGTCGCCAGGGACAAAACCCGACAACCACGATAATTTTCTTTTTATCGGTGGGTGCAACATCGGTAACTATTGGATGACAGGCACTATTGACGAAGTGGTGCTTTATGACAGAGCGCTCAGTGAGAAGGAAATCAATGAATTAATGGAAGATGGGATGGTCGTTACGTTAGAAGTTCAACCCGGTGGGAAACTGGTGACGACTTGGAGTCAGATTAAAGCACAAGCCACTCGGTAG
- a CDS encoding DPP IV N-terminal domain-containing protein, translating into MNYENNALRSRTISFFFTCCLLLLAGTTVSVDAKIVFCVDGDIYVMADDGSRRRRLTHSTQATHRYPRWSPDGKRITFTRFMDKTKSQTTAEVFIMNADGTAPKRLTHNNVLDTGPSWSPDGQYIAFSSTRSGAWEVFVMEVATGAVTQLTGAADDVGSAAPDWSPDGTQMTFERFIRVNGIAPKTIYVMDADGQHQRPILRDPPLDGPTTLRYFPRWSADGQRILFYESKWFKEGDVLQLIVQRIGGTKQEITDINDRLGNNFLIAGASWMENDRAVLFALKRLDKPNSNYNLYRYTFGTRGLRRLTRETSDENWPDWIEGALAVSPRRKLTTLWGEIKKN; encoded by the coding sequence ATGAACTATGAAAACAACGCTTTGCGCTCACGCACAATAAGTTTTTTCTTCACTTGCTGTCTGCTTTTGTTGGCTGGTACGACAGTTTCTGTTGACGCGAAGATCGTGTTTTGTGTTGATGGTGATATTTACGTCATGGCGGATGACGGATCCCGTAGACGCAGGCTCACACACAGCACGCAAGCAACACACCGTTATCCTCGGTGGTCGCCCGATGGCAAAAGAATCACGTTTACCCGATTCATGGACAAGACGAAAAGCCAAACCACGGCAGAGGTGTTTATTATGAACGCAGACGGCACAGCCCCGAAACGCCTCACCCATAACAATGTCCTCGATACGGGTCCGTCCTGGTCTCCTGATGGACAATACATCGCTTTTTCGAGTACCCGCAGTGGAGCATGGGAGGTGTTCGTCATGGAAGTGGCGACGGGTGCTGTCACACAGTTAACAGGTGCCGCAGATGATGTAGGGTCCGCTGCGCCAGATTGGTCACCCGATGGCACACAGATGACTTTTGAGCGGTTTATCCGAGTTAACGGAATCGCTCCGAAAACGATCTATGTCATGGATGCGGATGGGCAGCACCAACGCCCTATTCTCCGAGATCCGCCACTTGATGGTCCAACTACTTTGAGGTACTTTCCGCGTTGGTCGGCAGACGGGCAACGCATCCTCTTTTATGAATCGAAATGGTTTAAAGAGGGTGATGTCCTGCAGCTCATTGTTCAACGAATCGGTGGTACGAAACAGGAAATAACCGATATTAATGACCGACTCGGCAACAATTTTCTTATCGCAGGCGCGAGTTGGATGGAAAACGACCGTGCTGTCCTTTTCGCACTGAAACGGTTGGATAAACCCAACTCGAATTATAACCTCTATCGCTATACGTTTGGGACGCGTGGATTACGACGGTTGACACGGGAGACAAGTGATGAGAACTGGCCCGATTGGATTGAAGGGGCGTTGGCGGTTTCACCACGCAGGAAGTTGACGACGCTCTGGGGTGAGATAAAGAAAAACTAA
- a CDS encoding winged helix-turn-helix domain-containing protein: MLDNIGNVAGAIWHYLEINNEASVTKLTREIGENQRTVLMGVGWLAREGKLDFEKRKQGIYVTLKTQQLDAEVA, translated from the coding sequence ATGTTAGATAATATTGGAAATGTAGCCGGTGCTATATGGCACTATCTCGAAATTAACAACGAAGCCAGCGTTACGAAATTAACACGCGAAATCGGTGAAAACCAACGTACAGTGCTGATGGGTGTCGGTTGGCTCGCCCGCGAAGGAAAATTAGATTTTGAAAAACGAAAACAGGGCATCTATGTCACACTAAAAACACAACAATTGGACGCAGAAGTCGCATAG